Proteins co-encoded in one Papaver somniferum cultivar HN1 chromosome 5, ASM357369v1, whole genome shotgun sequence genomic window:
- the LOC113281393 gene encoding uncharacterized protein LOC113281393 translates to MGSKKTTDLEALAERLQEQGFSSLSTLDLKLLGSSHMTWKEKKALQNERVVSLGGKPVKKQRVPLSLARVTMKKQKERQQKTLQEDMVLGRFGGNKSSSSNRAPGKRKAEDSVLRSTDGYFKNGVLNVKHLLHNNSSRSMENRPSRPQALNFGTGTSDKGKKKQGGGKKKGGRKHGKKRH, encoded by the exons ATGGGGTCGAAGAAGACTACCGATCTCGAGGCTCTTGCTGAGCGGTTGCAGGAACAGGGTTTCTCTTCTCTCTCTACGCTGGACTTGAAGCTTttag GTTCCTCCCATATGACATGGAAAGAAAAGAAGGCTTTGCAAAATGAAAGGGTAGTTTCTCTCGGTGGGAAG CCTGTTAAGAAGCAAAGAGTACCACTGAGTCTTGCAAGAGTCACAATGAAGAAACAAAAGGAAAGACAACAGAAAACACTACAAGAG GATATGGTTCTCGGTCGTTTTGGGGGGAACAAATCAAGTTCTAGTAATAGAGCCCCAGGGAAGCGAAAGGCGGAGGATAGCGTACTGAGGTCAACTGATGGGTATTTCAAAAATGGTGTATTGAACGTGAAGCATCTATTGCACAATAATTCTTCAAGAAGCATGGAAAATCGGCCAAGTCGGCCACAAGCGTTGAATTTTGGTACTGGTACTAGTGACAAAGGAAAGAAAAAGCAAGGTGGTGGAAAGAAGAAAGGAGGTAGGAAGCACGGCAAAAAGAGGCACtaa